GTGTCGAGGTAGATCACAGTCGGTCGGCGCGCAGGTCGTCGAGGATCTCGGCGCTGGTCTTCGTCGCCGTGCTCGGCGGAATGGTCAGTGCCCCCTGACGGGTCGGCAGGGCGACGCGGCCGCTGGCGATGAGCTGCTGCCAATCGTCGCGTGCGGGCGGCGTCAGCTGCGCGATCGGCTGTCCGCGGTCGGTGACCGTGAGGGATTCGCC
This is a stretch of genomic DNA from Microbacterium sp. YJN-G. It encodes these proteins:
- a CDS encoding type II toxin-antitoxin system Phd/YefM family antitoxin, yielding MTKTELNQQTAKVLARVAAGESLTVTDRGQPIAQLTPPARDDWQQLIASGRVALPTRQGALTIPPSTATKTSAEILDDLRADRL